AATTTGCATGTCACCGATAATGGTGCCGATTGGTTGATCTAGCCATTGTTGCGTTTGATTTTCGTAGTCAGATACAAGTGAAAGTGCTTTTTCGTCTGTTTGAACGTCTTTGACAGATAACAGTTCCGATTGACACTTTTTAATTATCCTTCGATCTTTATTTTGTTCTAACTCTACTCGAACTTTTCCTAATGAATGGCCATTAGATCCGAGTTGTACAACGGTTACACCATTTACTTTCGTATTTGCAATAGAGCGATGTTGGTGACCTGTTAGTAATATATCAATACCATCTATTTCTTGGCACATCGCATATCCTTGATTCTCACCGGTTGAAATTTCTGTTGGTTCTCCAGATTGTAAATCCCTTTCAAAGCCACCATGATATGCTACGACTAATAAGTCAGGCTGCTCTTGGTTATGAATGAGAGAAACCCATTTTTTGGTTGTTTCTAGTGCATCTTCAAATAGTAAATCTTTAATATGAGGTGGCTGCTCCCAATTTGGGATGTAATGTGTTGTAACTCCCAAGATAGCGACTTTTATATTAGGATGTATGTGTTTAATAATATAGGGTGTCCCAAAGTAAGGATCTTTTGTATGTTTATTTAAAATATTTGCAGATAGATAAGGCATATTCGCGTTTAATATAGCTTTGTTTAATACATCCATTCCATAGTTGAATTCGTGATTTCCGATAACGGCCGCATCATATCCAATGTAATTCGCGATAAGTGACATTGGGTTCTTTTTATGCTGTATATATTTAGCGTAGTAATAGGTGAATGGAGTTCCTTGTATAAAATCGCCGTTATCGATCACAATTACATGTTCATGTTGGTTACGCTCTTGGGTGATACGTGTTGCAAGTTTGGCTAATCCTATTTCTGCTGGCTCGTTATTTCGATAATGAATTGGATAAATCGTACCGTGTATATCGCTTGTTAGTAGAATGTTTATATGAACGATGTTGTTCTTATTCAAGCTTATCAACCTTCTTTTTTTGTTATCTTATGATAAATCATAACAAATAATCTAGGTTTATTTTTTGTCAAATGTTTAGAAAATATAAAAATATATAATGAAGAAAATGAAAATGTTTTTGGAGTATCGTATGATGACAGGAGAAGGAGGAGAATACTATGGCTTTGCAACATGAATTTGTATTTGTTTCAAATGAAAAAGGAGAGCTAAGTTCTGAAGATTTTTCTTGGCATGACAGGGAGTTTTTTTATAAAGATGGAACGGTTGTTGAAGAATGCGTGATATTCAGTGATGAAATTGTTTTGTATGTGTCAGATTTTTTACAGTGGATTCCAACATATAATCCTTTTAAGAAAGAGAAAGGGTTTGGTATCCATTATTATGGTATTACAAAAATCGAGAAAGAGGGAGCAGAAATAGCGATCAACCTATTTCGCTCATTAGTCAATCTCTTTTCATTGGGACCTGAAAAAATAGAACTCACAGGCTCATTTCAATGGACGGTAGAGTGTGATACGGATGGAGAGTATGAACACCTTAGTTTTAATCGAGATATTCTTTGTACAGAGTTAGAGTCTTTAATTAGACTACTCTATAAAGTGGAAGCGGGAGAAGGACACCTTTTGCATTTTGGGATTTAATTTTTTATCGAGCGTAGTGCTCAAACATAACAAATGTTAATTTTTTCTAAATAAAGCTGAAATAAAAGAAATAGCAATTGCTATGAATAAAGAAATACTGGCGATAAGTAACAAGAGGATTGCAATGAGACTATATAAATAACCTAATCCTTCACTAGTTATCATTATACCTCGATCAAAATATAGTATGCTGAACGTGCCAATGGAGAGAATAAGCATGACAACACCTGGGAGGTATTTATAAGGTGACTTTAATTTTACTGAAAGGTAAATAGAACTAATTGTAATAAGGGAAAAAACAATTAAAAAGGTGTAGGAAACCACTTGTTCACTCATCATTTCTCCTCCCGCAGTTTTTATTTGATATATAC
This sequence is a window from Bacillus pseudomycoides DSM 12442. Protein-coding genes within it:
- a CDS encoding bifunctional metallophosphatase/5'-nucleotidase, whose protein sequence is MNKNNIVHINILLTSDIHGTIYPIHYRNNEPAEIGLAKLATRITQERNQHEHVIVIDNGDFIQGTPFTYYYAKYIQHKKNPMSLIANYIGYDAAVIGNHEFNYGMDVLNKAILNANMPYLSANILNKHTKDPYFGTPYIIKHIHPNIKVAILGVTTHYIPNWEQPPHIKDLLFEDALETTKKWVSLIHNQEQPDLLVVAYHGGFERDLQSGEPTEISTGENQGYAMCQEIDGIDILLTGHQHRSIANTKVNGVTVVQLGSNGHSLGKVRVELEQNKDRRIIKKCQSELLSVKDVQTDEKALSLVSDYENQTQQWLDQPIGTIIGDMQIHTAMQTRLQDNPFIEFINKVQMEVAGVHISCTSLFHNESSGFPNQITMRDIVSNYIYPNTLKVIRITGKDIKDALELSAEYFTLNNEEDIIVNPAYNTPKPQHYNYDMWEGVSYILNISKPVGERIVSLQYDGSPIHFDQEYDVVMNNYRASGGGNYFMYQNKPIIKDIPIDMSELIANYILERGTIEATTNRNWKVTK